TTCGGCCAGGGCTTTGTCTTTGTTGGTGACGTTGCGCAAGCCAAAAGAGATGGTGACCAAATCGAACGTATTGTCCGGGTAGGTCAAAGCCTCGGCGTTGGTGATGGTGTAATCGACATTGCCGATGATGCCGTCATTGGTCAGACGGTCACGGCCGACGCGCACCATGCTTTCGTTGATGTCCGCCAGTACCACACGGCCGGTTTTTCCGACGCGTTTGGCGAAGGCTTTGGTCAGGTCGCCGGTGCCGCCGGCTAAGTCCAAAACGGCTTGCCCCGGGCGAATGCCGCTGAGTTCGATGGTGTGGCGCTTCCATAGGCGGTGGATGCCGAGCGACATGACGTCGTTCATAATGTCATAATTACCGGCGACGGAGTCAAACACCCCTTTGACCTTTTTGACTTTCTCGTCCAATGGCACTTCGGTGAAGCCGAAATCGATGGTTTTTTTCTCGGTGTGTGCGCTCATCATCTTGTCCTAGTGCTGTTTAATCGGTTTACGTTGCGGCCGGGTTGTTGGGTTACAGCAGTTCGCTTAAATCGGTCGGCGGCATGTCCGGGTGTTTGTGGCCGGCTTTCTGCAAACGTTGCAGATAATCCTGCCAGTAGTCGTCGTAATGCTGGCCGAGTTCGTACAAGCGTTCCCAAGTATAAATACCGGTGTCGTGGCCGTCGTCGAAGTGCAGTTTAACACCATAATTCCCCACCGGGGTAATGCCTTCGATGTTGACGTTACGCTTGCCGACTTGCAAAACCTCTTGGCCCGGCGCGTGGCCGGTGACTTCGGCCGACTGCGAATACACCCGCAGGTATTCGCAGGGCAGTTCAAACACCTCGCCGGTGTCGAACGTCACCACCAGTTGCCGTGATTTCTGTTGCAGTTTAATGTCTGTTGGAGTTGCCATCGTCTGTTTCCCTGCCGGTCAATCGCGTTACAGAATGTATTGCGACAAGTCCTGGTCTTGTGACAAATCGCCAAGCCGTTCGTTGACGAAGGCCTGGTCGATGACGATTTTTTGTCCGTCGTTGTCCGGCGCGCTGAAAGAGACCTCTTCCAGCAGATGCTCCATAACGGTATGCAAACGTCGCGCGCCAATGTTTTCGGTGCTTTCGTTAACATGGTAAGCAATTTCCGCCAGGCGTTGAATGCCGTCGTCGGTGAACTCGATATTGACCCCTTCGGTTTGCAACAGGGCGATCGCCTGCGTGGTCAGGGCGGCTTTCGGTTCGGTCAGAATGCGGATGAAATCTTCCACTTTGAGGGATTTCAGCTCGACGCGAATCGGCAAGCGGCCTTGCAGTTCGGGAATCAAATCCGACGGTTTCGACAAGTGGAAGGCGCCGGAAGCGATGAACAGAATGTGGTCGGTTTTAATCATGCCGTATTTGGTGGAAACGGTGGAGCCTTCAATCAACGGAAGCAGGTCGCGCTGCACGCCTTCACGGGAGACGTCGCCGCCGGAAGCTTCCTGACGTTTGGCGACCTTGTCGATTTCGTCGATAAACACGATGCCATTCTGTTCGACGTTTTCGATGGCTTTGGCTTTCATATCTTCCTGGTCGATCAGGCGCTGGGCTTCTTCTTCGGTCAGATGTTTCATCGCCTGTTTGATCGGCAGTTTGCGTTTTTGTTTTTTGCCCTGGTTCAGCCCCTGGAACATTTCCTGGAGCTGATTGGTCATTTCTTCCATGCCGGGCGCGCCCATGATTTCCACATGCGCCGGCGCAGCGTTCAGGTCGATTTCAATTTCCTTGTCGTCCAAATCGCCTTCGCGTAGGCGTTTTCGGAACTTCTGGCGGGTCTCGGACATATTGTCGTAGCTTTCATCTTCATGGCCGCGCGCCGGTGGCAACAAAATATCGAGGATGCGCTCTTCGGCCAGGTCTTCGGCTTTGCGTTGCACGTCTTTCACCGCTTGTTCACGGTGTAGCTTGATGGCATTTTCTGCCAGATCCTTGATGATGGAATCGACTTCGCGTCCCACGTAGCCGACTTCGGTGTACTTGGTGGCTTCGACTTTGATGAAGGGGGCGTTGGCGAGTTTGGCCAGACGGCGGGCGATTTCGGTTTTCCCGACCCCGGTCGGCCCGATCATCAAAATGTTTTTAGGTGTGACTTCCTGACGAAGTTCTTCCGGTAATTGCGCGCGGCGCCAGCGATTTCGCAGGGCGATGGCCACCGATTTTTTGGCTTCGGACTGACCGACAATGTGGTGATCGAGTGCGTGGACAATTTCCTTGGGTGTCATCATCTTAAGCGGGTTTCCTTCGGTTTGTTTGGCATTCGGAGGCGATTCCGAATTGCTGATGTTCATGGAATTCGTTTATTATAAAGGAATTGATGCCATGATTGATAAACGAATGAGGCCGGACACGACCAAATACCATGACTAATTCCTTACGATTCTCAAAAATGCACGGTTTGGGCAATGACTTTATGGTCATTGATGCAACGCGCGACACCATCGAACTGACAGCCGACGAAATCCGTTTTTGGGCCAATCGGCATTTCGGTGTGGGGTTCGACCAACTGTTGATGGTGGAACCGGCCAGCACGCCAGGCGTGGATTTTCGTTACCGCATTTTCAATGCCGACGGTTCGGAAGTACAACAGTGTGGCAATGGCGCGCGCTGCTTTGCGCGTTTTGTGTACGACAAAGGTTTGACGGACAAAACTGAAATTCAAGTGGAAACCGCGTCCGGTCTGATTGTGTTGTACATTACCGACGATGGCTGGGTGCGCGTTAATATGGGCGCGCCGAATTTTTTGCCGGAAACCTTGCCGTTCGATATTCCGGTGGAATCGGAACAGTATG
The nucleotide sequence above comes from Hydrogenovibrio thermophilus. Encoded proteins:
- the ubiE gene encoding bifunctional demethylmenaquinone methyltransferase/2-methoxy-6-polyprenyl-1,4-benzoquinol methylase UbiE — translated: MSAHTEKKTIDFGFTEVPLDEKVKKVKGVFDSVAGNYDIMNDVMSLGIHRLWKRHTIELSGIRPGQAVLDLAGGTGDLTKAFAKRVGKTGRVVLADINESMVRVGRDRLTNDGIIGNVDYTITNAEALTYPDNTFDLVTISFGLRNVTNKDKALAEICRVLKPGGQLMVLEFSKVTQPMLAKAYDFYSFNILPKMGKFIADDEASYQYLAESIRMHPDQETLKQMMLDAGFDKVEYINMSNGIVALHRGWKY
- a CDS encoding gamma-butyrobetaine hydroxylase-like domain-containing protein, with the protein product MATPTDIKLQQKSRQLVVTFDTGEVFELPCEYLRVYSQSAEVTGHAPGQEVLQVGKRNVNIEGITPVGNYGVKLHFDDGHDTGIYTWERLYELGQHYDDYWQDYLQRLQKAGHKHPDMPPTDLSELL
- the hslU gene encoding ATP-dependent protease ATPase subunit HslU, whose amino-acid sequence is MMTPKEIVHALDHHIVGQSEAKKSVAIALRNRWRRAQLPEELRQEVTPKNILMIGPTGVGKTEIARRLAKLANAPFIKVEATKYTEVGYVGREVDSIIKDLAENAIKLHREQAVKDVQRKAEDLAEERILDILLPPARGHEDESYDNMSETRQKFRKRLREGDLDDKEIEIDLNAAPAHVEIMGAPGMEEMTNQLQEMFQGLNQGKKQKRKLPIKQAMKHLTEEEAQRLIDQEDMKAKAIENVEQNGIVFIDEIDKVAKRQEASGGDVSREGVQRDLLPLIEGSTVSTKYGMIKTDHILFIASGAFHLSKPSDLIPELQGRLPIRVELKSLKVEDFIRILTEPKAALTTQAIALLQTEGVNIEFTDDGIQRLAEIAYHVNESTENIGARRLHTVMEHLLEEVSFSAPDNDGQKIVIDQAFVNERLGDLSQDQDLSQYIL
- the dapF gene encoding diaminopimelate epimerase; this translates as MTNSLRFSKMHGLGNDFMVIDATRDTIELTADEIRFWANRHFGVGFDQLLMVEPASTPGVDFRYRIFNADGSEVQQCGNGARCFARFVYDKGLTDKTEIQVETASGLIVLYITDDGWVRVNMGAPNFLPETLPFDIPVESEQYELEVDGDRFEIGAVSMGNPHAVLRVTDVVSAPVAVLGEKIESHPLFPERVNVGFAERVDDAHIKLRVYERGAAETLACGTGACAAMVVLRRLEEVGDAVTISLPGGDLLVEWDGNPESPVWMTGPAVFVFEGEIKRGVPGRV